From the Thermodesulfovibrionales bacterium genome, one window contains:
- a CDS encoding tetratricopeptide repeat protein yields the protein MNTRRSLKDRVLNEKIKITLVLLVVLLMAMLTYHRNSIWIDEISLWKDTVKKSPSNQRAFFNLSVACRKAGDIECALSASRRALEIYPEPVAFMNLANVLQVTGRDDEAELLYEEAIKRAESESVTQEMKKVTYKFSYYELGNINFKRGDLKRAEYYYRKVIEIEPEYSPAWNNLGYVLMISGRCKEAEFFLRKALELDPGDTLAKENLELLKECR from the coding sequence TTGAATACCAGAAGATCCTTAAAAGACAGGGTGTTAAATGAAAAAATAAAGATAACTCTGGTTTTATTAGTGGTTCTACTTATGGCTATGCTTACTTACCATAGAAACAGTATCTGGATTGATGAAATAAGTCTATGGAAAGATACTGTAAAGAAATCACCTTCAAACCAGAGGGCATTTTTTAATCTATCAGTTGCCTGTAGAAAGGCAGGAGATATTGAGTGCGCACTCAGTGCCTCAAGGCGAGCACTTGAGATATATCCAGAGCCAGTTGCTTTTATGAACCTTGCAAATGTCCTTCAGGTTACAGGAAGGGATGATGAGGCAGAGCTTCTTTATGAGGAGGCTATTAAAAGGGCAGAATCTGAAAGTGTAACCCAGGAGATGAAAAAGGTTACATATAAATTTTCATACTACGAACTTGGAAATATAAATTTTAAGAGAGGGGATCTAAAGAGGGCAGAATATTATTACAGAAAGGTTATCGAAATAGAGCCTGAGTACAGTCCTGCCTGGAATAATCTGGGTTATGTACTCATGATTTCTGGCAGATGTAAAGAAGCAGAGTTTTTTTTAAGAAAGGCTTTAGAACTTGATCCAGGTGATACACTTGCAAAGGAGAATCTTGAGCTTCTTAAAGAATGCCGATGA